In Actinomycetota bacterium, a genomic segment contains:
- a CDS encoding small multi-drug export protein codes for MQQALESLVRHFPEPLAVLLLAALPVSELRFSIPFAVRAFDMPVAQAFVWSVIGNILPVPFILVLLGPVTEWAEDHWGWLHRILDRLFAHTRRRHTARFDRLRELALITFVAIPLPITGAWSGALAAFVFGVDRRKATVLIAVGVLIAGVVVSLLTVAGTAVFG; via the coding sequence ATGCAGCAAGCACTCGAGTCGCTCGTTCGTCATTTCCCCGAGCCGCTGGCGGTGCTTCTCCTGGCGGCGCTGCCGGTTTCCGAGCTTCGCTTCTCGATCCCGTTCGCCGTGCGGGCGTTCGACATGCCGGTCGCTCAGGCGTTTGTCTGGTCGGTGATCGGCAACATCCTTCCCGTTCCGTTCATCCTGGTCCTCCTTGGGCCTGTGACCGAATGGGCGGAGGACCATTGGGGCTGGCTGCACCGGATCCTCGACCGTCTCTTCGCCCACACGCGGCGGCGTCACACGGCGCGCTTCGACCGCCTGCGCGAACTCGCCTTGATCACCTTCGTCGCCATCCCTTTGCCGATCACGGGGGCGTGGAGCGGTGCGCTGGCCGCGTTCGTGTTCGGTGTGGATCGTCGCAAAGCGACCGTACTCATCGCTGTCGGGGTACTGATCGCCGGTGTCGTCGTGTCATTGCTCACGGTCGCCGGCACAGCCGTCTTCGGTTGA
- a CDS encoding plasma-membrane proton-efflux P-type ATPase, with protein MVVRVALSINDAEKEQSDALFQALSTSPDGLTSSEARRRLEEYGPNALQEKKVSPLLQFLSYFWGPIPWMIEIAAVLSALVRHLTDFVIIVILLLFNAVVGFWQQHKAEDAVAALKQELALQAQVKRDGTWGQVRAEALVPGDIVRLRLGDIIPADVKLLDGQYLSVDQSALTGESLPVTKKPGDVAYSGSVAKQGEMIALVVATGSGTYFGKTAALVEEAGAVSHFQKAVLQIGDFLIYVSIALVAVLLVVQLFRGSDVIQLVQFALILTVASIPVAMPAVLSVTMAVGAMALSRMKAIVTRLQSLEEMAGIDILCSDKTGTLTQNILTLGDPLVADGHDETELALAGALASETDNQDPIDMAVIGGLKDPDVLKGYTQKAFMPFDPIGKRTEATIEDGSGRTFKVTKGAPQVILGLCHLDEKVQSAVQQQIDELAGKGYRTLGVAKTTDGDAWEFLGLLPLSDPPREDSAATIRKVRQEGVAVKMVTGDNLSIAREISHELQLGENILVADELLKDGVEHISEETARAIEEADGFAEVFPEHKYGIVKALQQRGHLVGMTGDGVNDAPALEQAEVGIAVSGATAAARAAAALVLTAPGLSVIAKAIEEARRIFERMNSYAIYRISETVRIMVFVVATMIAFDFYPITAIMIILLAFFNDVPIMTIAYDHTDVAPDPVRWDMRRVISVASAMGMVGMTGSFLMLLLALKWLKLDTGQVQTFVFLKMAVAGHLALFVARTRGFWLKKPYPAPVVIWSAIATKLAATVLVAYGFGLVTPISWGAIGLIWGYAILFAFVTDVVKMAVYARLDRRDRHSRRFVHNLNRSMFSHVGPHRKGRVGDGRRAA; from the coding sequence GTGGTGGTCCGTGTGGCGCTGAGTATCAACGATGCGGAGAAGGAGCAGTCCGACGCGCTGTTTCAGGCCCTGTCGACCAGCCCCGACGGTCTCACCTCATCCGAAGCCCGTCGGCGTCTCGAGGAATATGGACCGAACGCTCTACAGGAGAAGAAGGTCAGTCCGCTCCTCCAGTTCTTGTCATACTTCTGGGGGCCGATTCCGTGGATGATCGAGATCGCCGCAGTTCTGTCTGCTCTCGTCCGGCATCTGACCGATTTCGTGATCATCGTCATCTTGCTGCTCTTCAACGCGGTCGTGGGATTCTGGCAGCAGCACAAGGCCGAAGATGCAGTCGCGGCCCTGAAACAGGAGCTCGCTCTTCAGGCACAGGTCAAACGAGACGGGACATGGGGTCAGGTTCGTGCCGAAGCGCTCGTGCCAGGCGACATCGTGCGGCTCAGACTGGGAGACATCATCCCCGCGGATGTGAAGCTGCTCGATGGGCAGTACCTGAGCGTCGACCAGTCGGCCCTGACCGGCGAGTCCCTTCCCGTCACGAAGAAACCCGGTGACGTCGCCTACTCCGGCTCTGTTGCGAAGCAAGGGGAGATGATCGCCCTGGTGGTCGCAACGGGGAGTGGAACCTACTTTGGCAAGACCGCGGCGCTCGTCGAAGAAGCCGGGGCCGTCTCACACTTCCAGAAGGCCGTGCTCCAGATCGGCGATTTCCTCATCTATGTCAGCATTGCACTCGTCGCGGTGCTGCTCGTGGTGCAGCTGTTCCGGGGATCGGATGTCATCCAACTCGTCCAGTTCGCGTTGATCCTGACGGTGGCATCGATCCCGGTCGCCATGCCCGCCGTGCTGTCGGTGACGATGGCCGTCGGAGCGATGGCGCTCTCCAGGATGAAGGCCATCGTCACTCGGCTGCAGTCGCTCGAGGAGATGGCCGGCATCGACATCCTGTGCTCCGACAAGACAGGCACGCTGACCCAGAACATCCTGACGCTGGGCGACCCCCTCGTTGCGGATGGTCACGACGAAACCGAGCTGGCCCTTGCCGGTGCTCTGGCCTCGGAAACGGACAACCAGGACCCGATCGATATGGCGGTCATCGGTGGGCTGAAGGATCCAGACGTCTTGAAGGGGTACACGCAGAAGGCATTCATGCCTTTCGATCCGATCGGCAAGCGTACGGAGGCGACGATCGAGGACGGGTCCGGCCGGACGTTCAAGGTGACCAAGGGGGCGCCCCAGGTGATCCTGGGCCTCTGCCACCTCGACGAGAAGGTGCAGAGCGCGGTACAGCAGCAGATCGACGAGCTGGCCGGCAAGGGATATCGGACGCTGGGGGTGGCGAAGACCACCGACGGCGACGCGTGGGAGTTCCTCGGCCTTCTTCCGCTCTCCGACCCCCCGCGTGAAGATTCGGCCGCCACGATCCGGAAGGTGAGGCAGGAGGGCGTCGCCGTGAAGATGGTGACAGGTGACAACCTCTCCATCGCACGTGAGATCTCCCATGAGCTGCAACTGGGAGAGAACATCCTCGTTGCGGACGAACTACTCAAGGACGGTGTCGAGCACATCAGCGAGGAGACGGCGCGGGCGATCGAGGAGGCGGATGGATTCGCAGAGGTCTTCCCCGAGCACAAGTACGGCATCGTCAAGGCGCTCCAACAACGAGGACATCTGGTCGGCATGACGGGCGACGGGGTGAACGACGCTCCGGCCCTCGAACAAGCCGAGGTGGGTATCGCCGTGTCCGGTGCCACCGCGGCGGCAAGGGCCGCCGCCGCCCTCGTTCTGACGGCGCCGGGCCTTTCGGTGATCGCCAAGGCGATCGAGGAGGCCAGGCGTATCTTCGAGCGCATGAACTCGTACGCGATCTATCGGATCAGCGAGACGGTTCGCATCATGGTGTTCGTCGTGGCGACGATGATCGCGTTCGATTTCTATCCGATCACCGCGATCATGATCATTCTCCTCGCGTTCTTCAACGACGTTCCCATCATGACGATCGCCTACGACCACACCGACGTTGCCCCCGATCCTGTCAGGTGGGACATGCGCCGCGTCATCTCCGTCGCCAGTGCCATGGGCATGGTCGGGATGACGGGGAGCTTCCTGATGTTGCTGCTCGCACTCAAGTGGTTGAAGTTGGATACGGGTCAGGTGCAGACGTTCGTGTTCCTCAAGATGGCAGTCGCCGGTCACCTGGCGCTCTTCGTGGCCCGGACGAGGGGCTTCTGGCTGAAGAAGCCGTACCCCGCGCCGGTCGTCATCTGGTCGGCGATCGCGACGAAGCTGGCGGCCACGGTGCTCGTCGCCTACGGGTTCGGCCTCGTGACCCCGATCTCGTGGGGAGCGATCGGTCTGATCTGGGGGTACGCGATCCTCTTCGCCTTCGTGACGGATGTCGTGAAGATGGCGGTCTACGCCCGCCTGGACCGACGAGACCGGCACAGCAGGCGGTTCGTTCACAATCTGAACCGTTCGATGTTCTCACACGTCGGCCCCCACCGGAAGGGCCGTGTCGGAGATGGCCGCCGCGCAGCATGA
- a CDS encoding CoA transferase — protein sequence MGPLNGVTIVEIGSIGPGPFCGMMLSDLGANVVRVERPDPQPYPELLHRGRASIAVDLKHPEAAGVVLRLVERADGLIEGFRPGVAERLGIGPDACLDRNPRLVYGRMTGFGQEGPLASVAGHDIDYIALSGALYPIGLAGGPPVVPLNLLGDFGGGGMLLAVGMLAGLLEAARSGRGQVVDAAMVDGSALLTTFVHSMLSAGLWSRRRGDNLLDGGAPFYGVYETSDGNYMAVGALEPKFFTELLDRLGLDTDAVPNQYDRSQWPRMRELFRRTFATRTRAEWTAIFDTADACVAPVLSLEEAPAHPHNRARRTFVEVEGIVQPAPAPRFGRTPVDTPGPVSKPGQDTEEVLESFGFRSEEIAALRAAHVVFC from the coding sequence ATGGGCCCGCTCAACGGTGTGACGATCGTCGAGATCGGCTCGATCGGACCGGGTCCTTTCTGCGGCATGATGCTCTCCGATCTGGGAGCGAACGTCGTACGTGTCGAGAGACCCGACCCTCAGCCGTATCCGGAGCTTCTGCACCGGGGGCGAGCCTCGATCGCCGTCGACCTCAAGCATCCCGAAGCCGCAGGTGTCGTCCTCAGGCTCGTCGAGCGGGCCGATGGTCTGATCGAAGGCTTTCGTCCGGGTGTCGCCGAACGTCTCGGAATCGGACCGGATGCCTGCCTCGACCGGAACCCGCGGCTCGTCTACGGGCGCATGACCGGCTTCGGCCAGGAGGGGCCGTTGGCATCGGTCGCCGGCCACGACATCGACTACATCGCGCTGTCCGGCGCTCTGTATCCGATCGGACTTGCCGGCGGACCTCCCGTCGTGCCACTCAATCTGCTCGGGGACTTCGGCGGCGGGGGGATGCTGCTGGCCGTCGGCATGCTCGCAGGCCTTCTCGAAGCGGCCCGGAGCGGTCGAGGCCAAGTGGTCGATGCGGCAATGGTCGACGGCTCGGCGCTCCTGACGACGTTTGTCCACAGCATGCTGTCGGCCGGTTTGTGGTCGCGGCGGCGTGGCGACAATCTGCTCGACGGCGGCGCGCCGTTCTACGGTGTGTACGAGACGTCGGACGGCAACTACATGGCTGTCGGAGCGTTGGAGCCGAAGTTCTTCACCGAGCTGCTCGACCGGCTCGGTCTCGATACCGACGCCGTTCCGAATCAGTACGACCGGTCACAGTGGCCTCGGATGAGGGAGCTCTTCCGGCGAACCTTCGCTACGAGAACGCGAGCGGAATGGACCGCCATCTTCGATACCGCAGACGCGTGTGTGGCACCGGTGCTTTCACTCGAAGAGGCGCCGGCGCACCCGCACAACCGTGCGAGGCGCACGTTCGTGGAAGTGGAGGGCATCGTGCAGCCGGCTCCTGCACCGCGGTTCGGTCGCACTCCCGTCGATACGCCCGGGCCGGTCTCGAAACCGGGTCAGGACACGGAGGAGGTCCTGGAATCGTTCGGCTTTCGGAGTGAGGAGATCGCTGCGCTTCGCGCAGCGCACGTCGTATTCTGTTGA
- a CDS encoding cytochrome c — MQRFVALIVFMSVVSACSGSRLPPDATGRQVYGMLCASCHGDELGGRFGPALGPGSDAANMTDDFYRFTIEHGLGRMPSFGSSLTDDQIDRVVAYLREVQAATGGG; from the coding sequence GTGCAGAGATTTGTCGCGTTGATCGTGTTCATGTCCGTGGTGAGCGCATGCTCCGGTAGCCGTCTGCCGCCGGATGCGACCGGCCGCCAGGTGTATGGGATGCTCTGTGCCTCGTGCCACGGCGACGAGCTCGGTGGGCGGTTCGGACCAGCGCTCGGACCCGGCTCGGACGCGGCGAACATGACCGATGACTTCTATCGGTTCACCATCGAGCACGGACTGGGTCGGATGCCGTCGTTCGGATCGTCGCTCACCGACGACCAGATCGATCGTGTGGTCGCGTATTTGCGTGAGGTACAAGCAGCGACAGGAGGTGGTTGA
- a CDS encoding SDR family NAD(P)-dependent oxidoreductase codes for MQIEGAVALVTGGAGGLGAGAARKLLERGARVAILDLPASKGAEVAHDLGSDAVFIPVDVTDTESVEAAIEAVIQAFERVDICVNAAGIVAGHRVVARDGSVFPLDRFRAVIDVNLIGLFDVTRRAASAMSHNRPNEEGERGLIVNVSSIAAFEGQVGQAAYSASKGGIVSLTLPLARDLASLGIRVMTIAPGIMDTPMLGGMNEQIRSALTKLHVFPKRLGTPEDLGGLVVAIAENPLLNGEVIRLDAAARLGPR; via the coding sequence ATGCAGATCGAAGGAGCGGTTGCGTTGGTCACCGGTGGCGCCGGTGGGCTCGGCGCCGGGGCGGCGAGGAAGTTGCTCGAAAGGGGGGCGCGAGTCGCGATCTTGGACCTGCCCGCTTCGAAAGGAGCCGAGGTCGCGCACGACCTTGGATCGGACGCGGTGTTCATTCCCGTCGACGTCACCGACACGGAGTCTGTCGAGGCCGCGATCGAGGCCGTCATCCAGGCGTTCGAACGCGTAGACATCTGTGTCAACGCCGCCGGGATCGTCGCCGGGCACCGTGTCGTGGCACGCGACGGGTCCGTGTTCCCTCTGGACCGGTTTCGGGCGGTGATCGACGTCAACCTGATCGGGCTCTTCGACGTCACCCGCCGAGCCGCGTCGGCGATGAGTCACAATCGGCCGAACGAGGAGGGTGAACGAGGACTGATCGTCAACGTCTCCTCGATCGCCGCATTCGAAGGCCAGGTCGGTCAGGCCGCATACTCGGCTTCGAAAGGTGGCATCGTGTCGCTCACGTTGCCACTCGCCCGTGATCTCGCCTCGCTGGGCATCAGGGTCATGACGATCGCTCCGGGCATCATGGACACCCCGATGCTGGGTGGGATGAACGAGCAGATCAGGAGCGCGCTCACGAAGCTCCACGTGTTTCCCAAGCGGCTGGGCACCCCGGAGGACCTCGGTGGGTTGGTCGTTGCCATCGCCGAGAATCCTCTGCTCAACGGGGAAGTGATCCGCCTCGACGCGGCAGCCAGACTCGGCCCGCGCTGA
- a CDS encoding hydrogenase maturation protease, with protein sequence MARRLIGIGNPDRGDDAAGWEVATKVAAWSVERRVTGSFDMLELWDADDDVVIVDAMRSGAPPGTVHRFDAMADRLPVGAFSSTHAFGPAAVIELARTMGRLPRSLVVYGIEAGQIEHGTAMSPAVATAVVELVKELEDA encoded by the coding sequence ATGGCGCGCAGGCTGATCGGGATCGGCAACCCGGACCGCGGCGACGATGCCGCAGGGTGGGAGGTCGCGACCAAGGTCGCGGCGTGGTCCGTGGAACGACGCGTCACTGGGTCGTTCGACATGCTCGAGCTGTGGGACGCCGACGACGACGTCGTCATCGTCGACGCGATGCGATCGGGGGCGCCTCCGGGGACGGTGCACAGGTTCGATGCGATGGCGGATCGCCTGCCGGTGGGGGCATTCTCGTCGACACATGCGTTCGGGCCGGCGGCAGTCATCGAACTGGCGAGGACGATGGGTCGACTACCTCGTTCCTTGGTGGTCTACGGCATCGAAGCAGGTCAGATCGAACATGGGACGGCGATGTCGCCGGCCGTCGCGACCGCAGTGGTGGAGCTGGTGAAGGAACTGGAAGATGCATGA
- a CDS encoding NAD(P)-dependent glycerol-3-phosphate dehydrogenase: MRVSVIGAGSWGTTVAALTAREHPTYLWARRPELAEAIAATGENPDYFPGYRLPYGLHATSDLFEAIDGADVIVMAVPSHGYRSVLETMAARIPAETPLLSLAKGIEQGSLLRMTEVTDQVLQDHDPTHVGVLTGPNLAAEVMDGQPAATVIAMKDEVLARRLQSLFMGPTFRVYTNDDVVGCETAGALKNVMAIAAGMSEGLGFGDNSMATLVTRALAELTRLGSAMGGRPRTFAGLAGMGDLIATCVSAKSRNHRVGVLLGRGRKIDDIIAEMNMVAEGVKTTRAVLDLASRHGVEMPIATQVGQVLYEGESPREAVLNLMTRAAKAET, translated from the coding sequence ATGAGAGTCTCGGTGATCGGAGCAGGCTCCTGGGGAACGACCGTCGCGGCCCTTACCGCCCGTGAACATCCGACGTACCTCTGGGCCCGGCGTCCTGAGCTTGCGGAGGCGATCGCCGCGACGGGAGAGAACCCGGACTACTTTCCGGGATACCGGCTTCCGTACGGCCTTCACGCCACCAGCGATCTCTTCGAAGCCATCGACGGCGCCGACGTGATCGTCATGGCCGTCCCCTCACACGGATACCGATCCGTCCTCGAGACCATGGCGGCACGGATCCCTGCGGAAACGCCACTTCTCAGCCTGGCCAAAGGGATCGAGCAGGGCAGCCTGCTGCGCATGACGGAAGTGACCGACCAAGTGCTCCAAGACCACGATCCGACACACGTCGGTGTGCTCACCGGCCCGAATCTGGCCGCCGAGGTGATGGATGGGCAGCCGGCGGCGACGGTGATCGCCATGAAGGACGAAGTGCTTGCCCGGCGGCTGCAAAGTCTGTTCATGGGTCCCACGTTTCGCGTCTACACGAACGATGACGTGGTCGGCTGTGAGACCGCAGGTGCTCTCAAGAACGTGATGGCCATCGCTGCCGGCATGTCCGAAGGCCTCGGGTTCGGCGACAACAGCATGGCGACACTGGTGACGCGAGCCCTCGCCGAGCTGACCCGACTCGGTTCGGCCATGGGAGGACGGCCGAGGACCTTCGCAGGGTTGGCCGGCATGGGCGACCTGATTGCCACGTGTGTTTCCGCCAAGAGTCGAAATCATCGGGTCGGCGTGCTGCTCGGTCGGGGACGCAAGATCGACGACATCATCGCCGAGATGAACATGGTCGCCGAAGGGGTCAAGACCACGAGGGCCGTGCTGGACCTTGCGAGCCGGCATGGGGTCGAGATGCCGATCGCCACCCAGGTGGGACAGGTGCTCTACGAGGGAGAGAGCCCGCGAGAGGCGGTGCTCAACCTGATGACACGAGCGGCGAAGGCCGAAACCTGA
- a CDS encoding SIMPL domain-containing protein (The SIMPL domain is named for its presence in mouse protein SIMPL (signalling molecule that associates with mouse pelle-like kinase). Bacterial member BP26, from Brucella, was shown to assemble into a channel-like structure, while YggE from E. coli has been associated with resistance to oxidative stress.) has product MRRILIGAVAASLLLAACTPDVTITNASAGTPQGINVTGQGKVSGTPDTLTIDLGVSVRGDSVTEAVQEAATLADRLIAALEKGGVAEKDIQTVNYSISPEYDYRNDTRKLLGYRVTNTISAKIRDIAAAGTVIDAATAAGGDAVQVSGVRFSLEDNGSLLEAARKRAWEDARAKAEQLAALSGVTLGSPTSISETLTTPPAPVFRASSDLEAASTPIQPGSQTVTVTLSVEFSISG; this is encoded by the coding sequence ATGCGCCGTATCCTCATCGGAGCAGTCGCAGCATCGCTGCTCCTGGCCGCGTGCACGCCGGACGTCACGATCACGAATGCCTCGGCCGGTACGCCTCAGGGAATCAACGTCACCGGTCAAGGCAAAGTGAGCGGAACACCGGACACACTCACGATCGACCTGGGAGTGAGCGTGCGCGGCGACTCCGTCACCGAAGCCGTCCAGGAGGCGGCCACTCTGGCCGACCGACTCATCGCCGCGCTCGAGAAGGGCGGCGTCGCCGAGAAGGACATCCAGACCGTCAACTACTCGATCTCCCCCGAATACGACTACCGAAACGACACCCGCAAGCTGCTCGGCTACAGGGTCACGAACACCATCTCGGCCAAGATCCGGGACATCGCGGCCGCCGGCACCGTCATCGATGCCGCCACCGCCGCGGGTGGGGACGCCGTGCAGGTCTCCGGGGTACGGTTCTCACTCGAGGACAACGGATCCCTGCTCGAAGCGGCCAGGAAGCGAGCCTGGGAAGATGCGCGAGCCAAGGCAGAGCAACTCGCGGCGCTGTCCGGGGTGACGCTGGGATCTCCGACGTCGATCAGCGAAACGTTGACGACGCCGCCCGCCCCGGTGTTCCGGGCTTCAAGTGACCTCGAAGCAGCGTCGACACCGATCCAGCCCGGCTCGCAGACGGTCACGGTGACGTTGAGCGTCGAGTTCTCGATCTCGGGTTGA
- a CDS encoding hydrogenase maturation nickel metallochaperone HypA: protein MHEAKLVGDLVSEVEKVALANAAAHVERIRIEIGALSHVTPEALKGHFEILAQGSPAQGAHLDVTKSDDHTAEDAFDVRLVSIVVGKAR from the coding sequence ATGCATGAGGCCAAACTCGTCGGCGACCTCGTGTCCGAGGTGGAAAAGGTTGCGCTGGCGAATGCCGCGGCACACGTCGAGCGCATCCGTATCGAGATCGGCGCGTTGAGCCATGTGACGCCCGAGGCACTGAAGGGACACTTCGAGATCCTCGCACAGGGATCTCCGGCGCAGGGCGCTCACCTGGATGTCACGAAGTCGGACGATCACACGGCGGAGGATGCGTTCGATGTGCGCCTGGTATCGATCGTGGTCGGAAAAGCCCGATGA
- a CDS encoding Ni/Fe hydrogenase subunit alpha, whose product MPTPGESREIAVDYLARVEGEGAMYLKIDGDQVKDVQFNIFEPPRFYEAVLRGRHFREAPDITARICGICPVAYQTSSVNAMEHAAGVSVGGQIRNLRKLLYFGEWIESHSLHVYMLHTPDFLGYPSAIEMAADLPDVVTNALRLKKLGNDIMTAVGGREIHPINVRVGGFYRAPTKRELHNLVDELRWAAETAEETVSLVAGFEFPDFDMDYEFVALHHPDEYAITDGRIISNRGLDIDVAEWRDHFEESHVEWSNALHARIKDRGRYLVGPMARFALNGEQLAPRAKEAAAAAGITPGVSNPFKSIIVRAVEIVHACEEALRIIDAYEPPQKPFVTVEPRSAIGHGASEAPRGLLYHRYEIDAEGLIADAQIVPPTSQNQASIEEDLRKFVPGRTHLDDDTLQWQLEQAIRNYDPCISCATHFLDLTVERVGDTWRAG is encoded by the coding sequence ATGCCTACGCCCGGTGAGTCTCGTGAGATCGCCGTCGACTACCTCGCCAGAGTCGAGGGCGAAGGAGCGATGTACCTCAAGATCGACGGGGACCAGGTGAAGGACGTCCAGTTCAACATCTTCGAGCCGCCCCGCTTCTACGAAGCGGTGCTTCGTGGCAGACACTTCCGAGAGGCACCGGACATCACGGCTCGTATCTGCGGCATCTGCCCTGTCGCATACCAAACCAGTTCGGTGAATGCCATGGAGCATGCAGCCGGTGTCTCCGTCGGGGGCCAGATCAGGAATCTCAGGAAGCTCCTGTACTTCGGCGAGTGGATCGAGAGTCATTCCCTGCACGTCTACATGCTCCACACTCCCGATTTCCTCGGGTACCCGAGTGCGATCGAGATGGCGGCCGACCTTCCCGACGTGGTCACGAACGCCCTCCGGCTCAAGAAGCTCGGCAACGACATCATGACCGCCGTCGGCGGCAGAGAGATCCATCCCATCAATGTGAGGGTCGGCGGCTTCTACAGGGCGCCAACGAAGCGAGAGCTGCACAACCTCGTCGACGAGCTTCGGTGGGCGGCAGAAACGGCAGAGGAAACCGTCTCGCTGGTAGCCGGGTTCGAGTTCCCCGATTTCGACATGGACTACGAGTTCGTGGCGCTCCACCACCCCGACGAGTACGCCATCACCGATGGACGCATCATCTCCAATCGGGGCCTCGACATCGACGTGGCAGAGTGGCGCGACCACTTCGAGGAGTCACACGTCGAATGGTCCAACGCTCTGCACGCGAGGATCAAGGATCGGGGCAGGTACCTCGTCGGACCGATGGCCAGGTTCGCACTCAACGGTGAACAACTCGCACCGCGGGCGAAGGAGGCCGCAGCCGCCGCAGGCATCACTCCCGGCGTATCGAACCCGTTCAAGAGCATCATCGTTCGGGCGGTGGAGATCGTTCATGCATGCGAGGAAGCTCTGAGGATCATCGACGCCTACGAACCGCCCCAGAAGCCGTTCGTCACGGTCGAACCGCGCTCCGCGATCGGACATGGAGCGAGCGAGGCACCTCGCGGGCTGCTGTACCACCGGTATGAAATCGATGCAGAAGGCCTGATCGCCGACGCGCAGATCGTGCCGCCAACGTCGCAGAATCAGGCATCGATCGAGGAAGATCTACGTAAGTTCGTGCCAGGACGGACCCATCTGGACGATGACACCCTGCAGTGGCAGTTGGAACAAGCCATCAGGAACTACGACCCATGCATCTCCTGCGCAACGCACTTCCTCGATCTCACGGTGGAAAGGGTCGGCGACACATGGCGCGCAGGCTGA
- the ychF gene encoding redox-regulated ATPase YchF, translating to MARLGIVGFPNVGKTELFNALTGLDTPTAPHPFSTVSPNIGVASIPDPALEAAAEIEHSKKIVHAVLELLDLPAMGAHGSGLGSQFLGRLREMEGLIMVLRAFDDEGVPSDESGTDAVAQAEDLLLELTMADADVFERRRPRIAKEASADATKKRAAAAIAEAAEFLGEGRPLRAGEWSDAHREAFRDLAPLTLRPAVWVVNVGEEEPDSEALVRGVSALVPEGDTVVALSVRIEAEAARMDPEDRREIFEGLGMGEGALAEMVRAAYGALGLLTFYTVGPKESHAWTVRAGARAPEAAGKIHSDLERGFIRAEIASITDVVAAGGWDAAKHAGVIRVEGKDYVMREGDVIVVRFSV from the coding sequence ATGGCACGCCTCGGCATCGTAGGATTTCCGAACGTCGGCAAGACGGAGCTGTTCAACGCGCTCACGGGACTCGATACACCGACCGCGCCCCACCCGTTCTCGACGGTGTCTCCAAACATCGGGGTCGCCTCGATCCCCGACCCGGCCCTGGAGGCGGCGGCCGAGATCGAGCATTCGAAGAAGATCGTGCACGCCGTGCTCGAACTTCTCGATCTTCCGGCCATGGGAGCGCACGGCAGCGGTCTCGGATCGCAGTTCCTCGGAAGGCTGCGGGAGATGGAGGGGCTCATCATGGTGTTGCGGGCCTTCGACGACGAGGGCGTACCGTCCGATGAATCCGGTACCGACGCCGTTGCGCAGGCCGAGGATCTCCTGCTCGAGCTGACGATGGCCGACGCAGACGTGTTCGAACGGCGCCGACCCCGTATCGCCAAGGAAGCTTCTGCAGACGCCACCAAGAAGCGTGCCGCCGCGGCGATCGCCGAGGCGGCGGAGTTCCTCGGAGAGGGGAGGCCACTGCGCGCCGGAGAATGGTCCGATGCCCACCGCGAAGCGTTCAGAGATCTTGCGCCGTTGACGCTGCGCCCGGCGGTGTGGGTCGTGAACGTCGGTGAGGAGGAACCTGATTCCGAGGCTCTCGTCCGAGGCGTATCGGCGCTGGTACCAGAGGGTGACACGGTCGTCGCCCTTTCCGTACGGATCGAAGCCGAGGCGGCCCGGATGGACCCGGAGGATCGGAGGGAGATCTTCGAGGGTCTCGGAATGGGTGAGGGCGCCCTTGCGGAGATGGTGCGCGCCGCCTACGGCGCGCTCGGCCTGCTGACCTTCTACACGGTCGGGCCCAAGGAGTCGCATGCCTGGACCGTGCGAGCGGGAGCAAGAGCACCGGAAGCCGCGGGCAAGATCCACTCTGATCTCGAGCGCGGATTCATCCGAGCGGAGATTGCTTCGATCACCGACGTCGTTGCTGCAGGTGGATGGGACGCCGCCAAGCATGCCGGTGTCATACGCGTCGAGGGAAAAGACTACGTGATGCGCGAGGGTGACGTCATCGTGGTCCGCTTCTCGGTCTGA